ggcacagagattAAGGGCCACGTTCTCCACTGGTCAGCGGCCAGCACATACAGCTCTTGGGAAACTACCCACTTACTTAGGGGCATCAACGGGAGCTGAACTATTCTGGAAATCTGGCCCCATGTAGTGCCCACAGTCACTCAGGATGTCTGTGCCAGGCCTGGgatccagctctcctgagtcccggTCTAGTGCCTTACCCACCAGCCCTTACCCCTGCTGGATCCTGTGGCTTTAAGAGCAACGTCCACCAGGTTAGATACAAGAAGCTACATGTCACTCTTCggttctgtctcttccccaccaagCGCTGACCCCAGTACTGCCATTTTATTCTCTAGGTTCGCAAATAGAAATACTTTAAAGCAAGAACTTCTGAGTGCAAAGAGAGGGCAGCAAACCACTGCCCGCTAAAACCCAACTGCCGAGAGCTGTGAACACCAGCCCATGCCACCGGAGAGCCTAGCCCAGCTGAGTGGGGATGTTAGAACCTCAAGGGCTCCTATTCTATTGTGCCGAGCGGCCTGCTTTTAGTGGCATCCCCCTGGCCCTGTGGGCCCCTGTCTCCTGCCTTTTCCTTGGCCCTGGCTGCCCGGCCAGCTCTCTCCCGCTGGTAACTAGctatctatggtacttatatggcccctctTGCTCGAGTACTTGAGCACCTCACAGGTTATCCTCCCACCACCCCTGcatggcagggcagggctgttaacTCCATTGTAAGCTGCACagacagtggcagagcagggacctgcAAATCACAGGCTAGTACATTAACCCCTGGCCCATCTTCCCTCACTAGCAGCACCTGCCCACGGAGGGATGGGTCCCTTGGAGCAGGTGCTgtttcctctcccccttccctgacatcattctgggatgtgtcagcaggagtgttgtaagcaagacacgagaagaaattcttcctctctactccacactgattaggcctcaactgagtattgtggccagttctgggcaccacatttcaggaaagatgtggataaattgaagagatgtgaacaaactgcagagaagagcaaccaaaatgatgaaaggtctagaaaacatgacctatgagggaagattgaaaaaactgggtttgtttagtctggagcagagaagactgagggggaacatgataacagttaagtacataaaaggttgtgacaaggaggagggagaagaattgttcttcttaacctctgaggataggacaagcaaggggcttaaattgcagcaagggcagtttaggttggacattaggaaaaacttcccatcagggtggttaagcactggaataaattgcctagggaggtggtggaatctctatcattggagatttataaaagcaggttagacaaacagctatcccagggatggtctagataatacttagtccttctatgagtgcagaggactggactagatgaccttttgaggtcccttccagtcctatgattctatgacatggcAGTAGCTCTTCATGGAGGCAGTTGTGCTGACCCCTGcttcttgtttccagctgcttttaAAGCCTGACACCTACAGCTGGCAAGGGAGTGAGCCAGGACCATGTGACTAGCCAGCTGGGTTGTAGTCCCtatgggttggaagggacctgaggaggtcatctactccaaccccctgctcaaagcaggaccaatccccaatttttgccccagatccctaaatggccccctcaaggattgaactcgcaaccctaggtttttagcaggccaatgctcaaaccactgagctatccctccccctcaggGCTCGTGGGTTCTAGTCTAGCACCTTACTGTCCTTCAGAGTAGCCTGCTTCCGCAGAATCCAAATACCTTTAAAGCAAGAGCAATACACAGCGTTCACTTTTTAATTATGAACCCTTTTCCCTTTCCTCTGCTTAATTTTGAATATGCCTTCCTCAGGCACCTGGGCCCACTGGTACTCTCACTTCCTGTGGGGcaagtaactccactgagatcAGTTTTGCTAGAGCACATTAGGAGTATCTCTGCCGGCGTCCATCGATACACGGGGATATAATTGCTATAAAACCAGAATCGGGCCCCACAGCTGCACTGGAGCAGCTGGACCCAAGAGAATGGCAGGTGATGATTACCCTGGTCCAGATAAAAACAAGTTTGATGGGCGCTGAGGAAGGGATCTGACATATAACTAGGACCATGAACGGTTTCAGCCATGACGACATGGGTGGGATGGATGCAGAGCCAATCCTAGAGCAGTAGCTGGGCGTAGGCCAGTGGCCTGGATTCACCCCATGGATTTGGTTATGTTACATTTCTTAGTTGTCCTCTAACATCTTGTCATCGTTCGGCAGGGGAGCTGTGATCTTCCCGTCCTGGCTCAGCAATCCGTCAGGGTCCATCACTCAGGCAGAGCCAGGCAGGCCGGGCTTGGGACCAGTGTTTCTTTTAGCTTCTCCTGTGGGTTTCATTTCTAGAtaatgggggagaagagaaagtcACCAGCACATGTGGGTGATAGGGCTCTCCCTTTCCCCTTAAAAATAAAGGGATGTGACCAGCCTCACTGGAGCAAGAGCTTTGGCACCTGGTCCCCACCAGCCTCGCCCTCCCATCGCCCTGTCTCAGACAGTCAGGGTACACTCTTTCCTGCAGGGACTGCCATAGCAGAAGGGTCCAGCTAGGTTGATACCTTTTGTCCAAGCATGGCCACCTTTGGGGGCTCCAGGAAGAGGCATAAGACCCCCCCCATTTCCCTCATTCAGTCAGTTCTTTGTGTAACGAGGGAATCGTCCCCAGCTCCGGCTGGACACTAATGAGCACCCATACTGAAGCGCAAAGACGGCTGGCTCTTGTCATTTGATCATAGCCAGCATCAGCGATAGATTACATTTCTAGCAAATCCAGTGGCAGCGAGGTCCACCGTTTAATTATACATTGTACTCAGTTTCCTTTTATCCATTCTCCATTTCTTGCTTTTTGCCACTGTGTGCCCTTTGCTCTCTTACGGGATGCTCGGATGGGGAAATGGggcaccctctccccaccctcattaTTTCATGCAGCTAAAGGTATCGGGATCTCTTTCTAGCAAAGCAGCCCCAGGTTTTTAGTGCTCCTGTCCCCTTCCAGTCAGCTCCAACTCCCTTCTCTGCAGTCTGGCTCTCCCCACTGATGGGATCCAGCCCCTTGGTCACAGTTTGAAGAGTGGCTATTCTCCCGAGCCACCCTCACAGCTGTTATGTGGCCTCCAAGGGTCGCTCTGTTCTATGGCACTGCTGTAAGGACATAGGGAAGCTCCCTTAGCCATAACTTATAGTCATTCCTGCTGCCTGTGGATAGTCACTGAACCAAGGAAAGAGCAAGAACAAAGCATCtggcagggatgggatgggatgggatttgaacctgggtccccCACATCCCAGGGGCGTGGCCTATAAGGGAGGCGTGGCCGCGGGTAAGGGTGGGCTGCCGCTCCAGGATGTTTCTAGCCACGAGCATGGCTGATAGCTACACCACGGCCAGGTGATTCCTCTGAGCCCCCAGGCTCCCCCTGCCATGCTGTGCTGTGCTGCTCTTGAAAGGAAGGGAGGCAGGTTTGTTGCTCGCTGGCCATCCAGGAGCCGAAGCAGCTGTTACCGTGCTGACAGGGCTGATAATACTCAGCATGACCCTTGTGTTTTTCagccagggagctcagggcactgCCCAAAGAGGGATAGGGATCATGCTCCCCACTTTACAGAAGGGGAGACTGAGGTACAGATTGGTGGAGGGGGGCATACAGCCAATAATGGCAGAacaaggaagagaacccaggagttcctaGGCCCATGTTCTAACCCAAGACGGCATTGTCAGAGTGAGGGGGATGGCACACAGGACAGCTCCCGTCCGTGGCGACCAGCTGCCCGCGCTGTACCTGGCCGGGGGCCCAGACAGGCCAAAGGAAATCAATTCAAGCTGGGCTAGAGCAGGAGGTAGGTTTACAGCCACGctccattccctgccccagagcGGGAGCGGCCAGCCAGGCGTTGCCCAGTAGCGCACCCCACACGGCCCAGGAGCCAGCGAGCAGAacgggggctggggagagaactgGGAGCGAAGCGGGCCTGGAAAGCAAAGAGCTCAGGCCAgacagcagctgccctgggggagCGTGGTGGGAACGAGACGAGAGGTGCGTCAGGGGCTGCGGGTGCCTTTCGCTGGCCCAGCAGAGAGACACCGAGGTGCCTGGGAGACGTGCTGAACGGTGCAGCGTTCCCTTCCCAGGCCCCATGCAGTGCCTCTGCTCCCACCCTTCCCACCTCGGCCCCGTTCGCTCAGGGCACAGGAGACAGGCAGGAACCCCGAGTTTACAGCCAAACAACTACCCACCAGGATGCTTCACTTCGTGCCGCACCTGAGACGCCTCCCCTGTCTGGGCCTCAGTCTGCCCTTCGGTGACCCAGGAGAAGGGGCACAGGGCTCCAAGCTGCTGCCCCACGGCCTGCGGGGCCTGCCCCCCAGCAGTGGCCCCCAATGGGCAGAGCTTCAGCTCCCTCTGAGCCTTGCAGGCAGCCTGGCTTTTAAGCTGCCAGCTCTCCAGTGAAACTGGTTCAACTGTTACTATGGCAGCCACCCACCCACATGCAAAATCCCAACAGCCGCAAAATCCCGGCTGCCATGAAGCATCTGTGACCTAGAAAGGTCCGGTTTGGAACTTCTGCCCCTGCGCCCACCCAAGAGGGGTCCCGTTGTGCCCTGCAGGGGCCGGTTGCCCTCTTGTGGTTCAGGGTTGGTCTGTGGCACACGGTGATCTTCTAGGTTCGTTACTATTGCAAAAGAAAAATTGGGGAACGTGAGAAGggctgagggttggggggggcgggcagAGAGGTCTCccctctgcacagagctgggcagATCCTGGGGCTATTCCTGGGGAGTTTTCTGCACCTACACTCGTGCCCCCTGCACATCTGTGTTCCACAAATACCCCAAGCAGCTTTTACGCACCAGGAGCAAGTTCCACAACTGGAAGAGCAGCTCATGCTCCGACATGGCTCGTCGCAGAAGCCGTCCAATCGGGAACCAGAAAGAAGACCATGTGACTTACGTAAGTTTGAATTTTgagggaggggtagctcagtggtttgagctttggcctgctaaacccagggttgtgagttcaatccttgagggggccatttagggatctggggattggtcctgctttgagcagggggttggactagatgacctcctgaggtcccttccaaccctgatagtctatgattctattattcataATGAGCTGCTGCGGAACGCCCTGCAATCAGGTAATAAACATGGTTCCTAGGGCACCGAGCAGAACGTGTGCCCTACACaacgccctgccccccaccccagctcgtccaagcaaagaaagaaaattggGATATCACCAAATACGCTCGAGAGCTTTGCAGGTTTCCGGCAGATGGGATATTCACCACTCACCTGGCACTGCCAGCAAGGCTAGAAGCACCAGAGGGATAATTGGGgtggtgcaggagggagaggagaagtaATGAGATGCAAGTAAGGAGAATTGAGGATAACAGTCAAGAAAAGATCAGCACTTGTGAACTCTGGAATATTCCCCCAAAGAAGTGACGGGAGCCTCCTTGCCCAAGATACTTAGAACTAGGCTGCACAGGGCATGGAGAATCACCCAGTAGGAAGCGCTCCTGTCATGGCAGGCTGGCTACAGGCTAGGTGACCAGATAAGATCTGACGTCTAGCAGGGGGAATGGAGGTGCTTTGCCAGCACCATGTCGATTTTTCATCAACTTCCCACCGAGATTTCCGTGCTTCAATTCAAACTAacccagagggagggaggaaggttcCTTTCATCTCTTACCCAGGATCTCGCTGCTCGAAGCAGGAGGGTTTCCTTCGGCCCCTGCAGCGCAGGCCTGGTGTTTTGGTTTGGACGTCTCCAGGCCGGCAAGGAGGGTCATGAAATCCACCACGGTGTCGATGTTCTGTGGGCTGGAGGTGACCTCCCTCAGGGCGCACACTGCATTCAGCCTGCTGAAAGACTTAAGCTCGGAGATATTGGCCTGCAGGAACAGGAGGATGATGTTCAGGTCGTTCACGGGGCAggtcagcatcttcctgctgaggaGGTCAAAGGCGGGCAGCATCTCATAGATGGACAGGAGGCGCTTGTCccactggaggagctgcagcatgTTGTAGATGACCACAGGTGCCAGGAGGACATAGACCCCCCCATTGGAGAGGCTGATCAGCTGGAAGACGGAGAAGAAGACCAGCTTGCAGGGAATCACGTCCGGGACTTGGGGCTCATCCCGCAGGAGCCCTGTCTTGATGGAGCAGCTGAATTCATCTTGGAAAAAGACGCGGAGGTGGAGAAATCCCAGGTAGAGACAGGTAGCAGCgatgaggagcagcagcagcaggttccGCAGCAGGTAGGCGCCCACCAGGGAGTGCGAGCGCTGCTTGCAGGCCAGGTACCGCTCCAGCAGAGGGAACTCAAAGTACCGCTCCCTGCGAGCCCTGGGGGAGAGACAGAGGGGTAGTTGGGGCCAGTTTCTCAGCTAGAGTAAGTTAGgtcacttcactgaagtcagcttacaccagctgagaacctggcctGTAAATTCCACCTCTAGGGTTAAATCCCCGGCCCCTGATGCCAAGGGGATGTAGTGCTGGATGGATCAGAACTCTGCCTGTGCATTAACCAGCATCATCGAACcagagggttagaagggacctcaagggtcatctagtctagcccccaATGTGACCCTGGCACTGAGCACCAAGCAGCGATGGGGGTGCTCAGGGATGGGACACTGGGAGGCTGGTTGTTAATGAGTCAGTTTGTTTATACTCAGAACATGTTTTGATCAACTTTTTTCTCGTCCGTAGCCAAcacattttgagtaattttgtttaataaaaagatCAGTTTTTAAATGCTGGTTCTGTGCATGTAATTGAATTTTAATTTCCACCCAAATGGAGCATGACGCAAATCACGAGGAAAAAATTAAATCCTCCTCTAGTCACTAAAAATTGCAGCATTCCCCCTTTTCTAGCGTAATCAAAATGCAGAAATTAAGAAGCTGAAAAAACGTGTCTGGATAAAATGTAACCTCCTGGAAAGCAAAAAGTAACACGGGATTGAGGGCAAAGGCTGTTATGTCAATCCACGTGTGAATGGCAACCCTCCAATAAGCATCAACCTTTCTGTGCTGTGGATGGGATCAGACACACACATGCCGGACCAGATTGGACCACAGCCCCACGTGGGGAGGGGGCTTCCAGGATCAGATCTCCCTGCAGGAGCATGTGGAGGGCAAATCCTGCAGCCCATCCCCGGCCCCCACAGAGGGCTCTCcacaggggagggagtggggggctgggttaCTGGGATCCACCACCCAGGTCCAGTCTGTGTTACCTTCCCCTCAGAGCCCCTGCATTCTGaggaaccccctccccacaacaggGTGGGCCTGAGGGCAGCCTCGGTGAGGGAAGGTCCTGGTAGCATGGtcttgggggagctggggctgggcgggaACCCCCGTTCCAACAGGTTTG
The window above is part of the Caretta caretta isolate rCarCar2 chromosome 22, rCarCar1.hap1, whole genome shotgun sequence genome. Proteins encoded here:
- the PANX3 gene encoding pannexin-3, with product MSIAHTAAEYMLSDALLPDPNGSRAKGLRLELPSDRVVKFVTVGLPLFLVSLAFAREFSMGTQISCFSPANFTGKQSAYVDTSCWDSLIHYEFDAAGNTTAKSLWALKAFPYSLLLIAVAMYLPSLLWRYTAAPALNSDLLFIIDELDKSYNRSIRLVQHMVKVRQASTDARLFWEEFEKARRERYFEFPLLERYLACKQRSHSLVGAYLLRNLLLLLLIAATCLYLGFLHLRVFFQDEFSCSIKTGLLRDEPQVPDVIPCKLVFFSVFQLISLSNGGVYVLLAPVVIYNMLQLLQWDKRLLSIYEMLPAFDLLSRKMLTCPVNDLNIILLFLQANISELKSFSRLNAVCALREVTSSPQNIDTVVDFMTLLAGLETSKPKHQACAAGAEGNPPASSSEILEMKPTGEAKRNTGPKPGLPGSA